From Zea mays cultivar B73 chromosome 3, Zm-B73-REFERENCE-NAM-5.0, whole genome shotgun sequence:
GAATCACAGGAGATGTAGGAGCAGTAGGACAAGTAGGACACACCAGATCACCAGTGAGGAACATCCAAAGGCGCAAATCATGCATGTGCAGACGCATGTGTGAAACCCAGTCATGGTAATTGGTGGCATTAAAAGGCACCATAGAACTGGAACAACACCAGACGAAGAGGCCAAATACAGGGCCATAGCAGCAGTCAACGATGAGTGCAGAGTGGAGCAGCGGCGGGcgacaagagcgcaaaagaaaaTCAGCACGAGCAACAGCTTTGTTTACCGAAACCTAACAAAAACGGTTAAAATTATATATGCAAACCTAGATTCGATCGAAACCGGATCTAGAAGGGGTGATGCAGGCGCGGGCGGAACACAATAGCACATGGACAACAAGCGTGAACGGAACTCGACCTCAGGCAGGAGCAGAGCGTCAGGCATCCTTGTGTGAGACTACAATTTTAAGTTGCATGCACTAACCAGTTCAAGCTAAAAGGTTAAGCTGATAGAGAGAGATGGACAATTCACTTGTATTCTAAcactccccccccccacacacacacacgtcGAGGCTCTCTCACGCCTGAGACATGGAATAGGAGTGAGCAACAATTATTTCATTTAATTGTGCTACGCATTATTCGAACTCGAGACCTCTAGCTTTGCtaccatattaagttgcatgcacgaaACAATTCAACCTAAAGTTTAAATTGATGGAGAGAGGTGGGCAATTCATTTTTATTCTAACACGTAACACGTGCAAATGCGACACATGAGAAAAAATTTGTAGAGAAGTgaagaaccctaaccctaaaaaTTGGCTCTAATACCATATAATGAATTGCACTATATTCAATATGAGGGCACTAAGCCCAAATATATACACCGATATAGGATAGAAACCATGTAGAACAAGAACTCTATCGGATTGAATACAACAAGGACACATGTATAGACATCTAACAAGGATGTTATATATGAGGCCAGATACAGACACAAGTACAGACTACAGACATAACCTAAATGATGATATGTGTAGCAGAAGGACAATTGACATCAGTTTCAACAAAATAAGACTTGCATACTAGGAAGTAAAACCTACTTTTTCTCCCAAATGGCACATGCTCAGTCTTCATAGAACCTAGCCATAGCCAATATTACCTGTTGAAACTTGCACGAGGTCAAGATGAACTTCACGCACAGGAGCAGTCCTTACAAGGCCACCACGAGTAGGAAGAGAAGGATGAAGCTTATTTGAACCCCTAGATAAACATCCCACAAGCCTAACCACGGGCTGACCTTTGTTAACATGGTCTTGGACCACATCCCAATCCCATATATCAATTGTTGGAGGTAAATGTTGATCATCATTTGACCTCTCGACCTGACCATACTGAGCGTGCCATTTCTCTTCCTCTGGGGAAACATTAAATAAAACCAAATACTAGTCAGACTTGGCACGATTAACATGGAATAAAAAGACAAGATAATCAAGATGCTGATATCTGTTACTGCTTCACATTTGTTATGGGCCTCATGGTACTCAGTTTTCAGATGATAGAGCACAAGTATTAACATACCCAACTTGCTTGGGATTAAAAAGCTTTATTATTGCTATTGTTTCTACTACTGTTATTTTTGTTATGAATTGAGAAAATCAAGGCATTAATAGAAGGGTTCCTCACGACCTCACCTTCCCCCAAAGATTCATACACATAAGCGGAATTCTTTGTTTCTGTTTCAACTTCAGTTTGCTGTGATGTAGCATCATGCAGAGAGGCTGAAGCACTGTCCGAGGTCAAGCTATCTAGTTTGTTCCCGGTTGTTTCAATTCTGTCTTCCTCTGGTGATTTAAATTCATTAGGCTGATTGTATAAAGTTCAGCACCTTTTGACATAAGAAAGTAAGGTATAAGCTAATAAGCACATACTAACCATTTGAATGTGCGATTACTAGTGAACTTTCAGCATTGACTTCATTGTTTGAGTAGCCTGACAAATACAAGTTTATCAGTGTTTCCTCCATCCTATgggaaaacaaaaaaaaatcCAAGAATGAACACGTAAAATTACTAATTAGTAATAGACTATAAGCGAGGTAATTGGTTTAAGAAAGAACCATTCTGATGGAGGTCCTGGTATTTCATTCTCATTGTCAAGTATAGTTGTTTCCAAGCCTGCTGTTAAACATGGAAACAGACCATGTTATTCTTCACTTTTACCCTTTATTGCAAAATTTCATTGTTGTTAGTCACTGGTGTCTGAATTTAAAGAAACAAATGTTCATATTACGAGAAATAGACACAACCAGAATGAGAAACTAGATGCAGTAATTCAATATGCCCTCAAAATGCAGATAATCTGAGTTAAGACACATACAAGAGTGTTCCAAGACATCTTGGTTGGCCTCATCATAT
This genomic window contains:
- the LOC100383231 gene encoding uncharacterized protein isoform X6, which gives rise to MPLTTDLENEPTANHPYDEANQDVLEHSSGLETTILDNENEIPGPPSEWMEETLINLYLSGYSNNEVNAESSLVIAHSNEEDRIETTGNKLDSLTSDSASASLHDATSQQTEVETETKNSAYVYESLGEEEEKWHAQYGQVERSNDDQHLPPTIDIWDWDVVQDHVNKGQPVVRLVGCLSRGSNKLHPSLPTRGGLVRTAPVREVHLDLVQVSTVLLSGKLYRLRNPSRKYLATLSAYDSSNPTKDWGFPDINLNKQSTAKCQSEVLADKSCGGGSVSAANTMEPNTKVYRDRAAERRILHRGLGVGPGQKQSNTNNFDEYEESIEDMDSMGVASADLNFQSSGLLSAKRIMENMGWKQGEALGKSRKGIVEPIQPSINKHGAGLGWRQTR
- the LOC100383231 gene encoding uncharacterized protein isoform X8, translating into MNPQPIIHMMRPTKMSWNTLQAWKQLYLTMRMKYQDLHQNGYSNNEVNAESSLVIAHSNEEDRIETTGNKLDSLTSDSASASLHDATSQQTEVETETKNSAYVYESLGEEEEKWHAQYGQVERSNDDQHLPPTIDIWDWDVVQDHVNKGQPVVRLVGCLSRGSNKLHPSLPTRGGLVRTAPVREVHLDLVQVSTGKLYRLRNPSRKYLATLSAYDSSNPTKDWGFPDINLNKQSTAKCQSEVLADKSCGGGSVSAANTMEPNTKVYRDRAAERRILHRGLGVGPGQKQSNTNNFDEYEESIEDMDSMGVASADLNFQSSGLLSAKRIMENMGWKQGEALGKSRKGIVEPIQPSINKHGAGLGWRQTR
- the LOC100383231 gene encoding uncharacterized protein isoform X7 is translated as MMRPTKMSWNTLAWKQLYLTMRMKYQDLHQNGYSNNEVNAESSLVIAHSNEEDRIETTGNKLDSLTSDSASASLHDATSQQTEVETETKNSAYVYESLGEEEEKWHAQYGQVERSNDDQHLPPTIDIWDWDVVQDHVNKGQPVVRLVGCLSRGSNKLHPSLPTRGGLVRTAPVREVHLDLVQVSTVLLSGKLYRLRNPSRKYLATLSAYDSSNPTKDWGFPDINLNKQSTAKCQSEVLADKSCGGGSVSAANTMEPNTKVYRDRAAERRILHRGLGVGPGQKQSNTNNFDEYEESIEDMDSMGVASADLNFQSSGLLSAKRIMENMGWKQGEALGKSRKGIVEPIQPSINKHGAGLGWRQTR